A window of Ascochyta rabiei chromosome 6, complete sequence genomic DNA:
CCTGGCGAACCACGATGCCAGCCACCCTGCCATTTATTGGTGATGCCTTCTTTGTCCCACAGACGCACGCCTTCAATCCATTCGGCGGTCATGACGCGCTTGCTGGAAAGCTCGCGGTAGACTTGCGGGACGTATACCCTGCCATTCAATCGTGGCTCGCCTGCGACAAGACGGCGCATTTCCTCGCCGTTGTCCGCTTCGTTTTCGAAATCAGTCTCCAGCATCAGGCGCTCGGAGATGTAGGGTACGAGGGTGTAGACAGGAATGCTAAACCACCATGTGTAGGCTTTGGCTACGACTTTGAACGCCCACAGATCCCAGCCGACTTGCGATGCAATCTCACGCTTCTGGACCTTGATGGCGACTTCGCGACCGTCGGCTAGTCGCGCCCAGTGTACCTGTGCAACACTTGCGCTTGCACGCGCCGTCTTCTCCATGACACCTTTGTCCATGCCGCTTTGGTCGTGTGCAAAGCTCACACCGAACACTTCCTCTACGCTCTTCCCAAAATCCTCTCTCACAACCTTCTCGACCTCCCACCACTCATTCTGCGGCGCGTCGTCGAACATTTTTGAAAACATCTTCTGGAACGACGGCGGTAGGATGGCACTCTGCATTGCAATCGCCTGGCCAATCTTTAGATATAAACCGCCATTGTACCGCAGCAGGTCGAATATACGCTCGGCGTTGCGGTTATGCACATCTTCGATGCTGTTTGCAAAGGGAGGGTGGGCGCGAAAGTTGATCTTATAGTCGAGACCTATAACCAGTCCGGTCTTGAAGGTACGGAGAGACCTGGTCACAGAGGAGGCGTAGAATTGCCTGTCGATGACATATCCCACGCCAAGGACCGCGGAGAAGGCGGCGAGACGGCGCACCCATCTTCGTTTTGCGAAGGGCGGCTTGACTTTGCGAATTCGCGGCTTAGGTAGGTCGGCGGGGTTTGGAGGGCGCAGAGGTTCCCATGCTTGCGACTGTATGTGACGCGCGAGGGCGGACTGTGGTGATCGTGCTGGGGCAAAGCGTGCTAGCTGCGAGGTCACATGATGTGCGGGTGCTCGTCGCAGAGCGAGTAGGCCATGTATCATGGTTGCCGCAAAAATGTGGCAGGCGAACAACACAGTGCACAGTTGTCAGGCGGAAGCATGGTGGATTCAGAAGGCGATTGTCTTTCTTTCGCTATCGCAAGTCATGACGGCATACGGGACAGGGTCTCGTCCGTGCGCTTTTGCGGCTTGCCGACTACTGACGCGGAGGGATCCATGTTACCGCTCCGCCCATTGTGCCCAGATATCGACCCACCTTCTTGGCCCTCATCTTCTCGAGCATGATTTTGTTGCTCACACCGAATGTTCCCAGTCTATCGATGTCTCAGAGCCGAATGTGATGGCTTAGCCATGCTGCCTGTCTCCACACTAAGCGAAGCCCTCGATCAAGCGCTAAGAAACCGCAGGGCTGCCTGTCGAATGGGTAACAGGTACGTACATGATATCGATTGGCTCGACTGCACGCCTCGCGGCCTGTATGGTTGTAGAGGCCCAAAGTCCTGTTCTGCTGGCCCCTCACGACTGCTCCTCTTCTTTGCTGCTCATCTTCTCCACAGCCTTGAGATCAACACCCCACCGCTGGGCCAGTTCCTCGACCTTATCGTCCCACCTCTTGACAACAGGATGCTGCGCTGCTACCTCCCTGAACGTCGCGTCGCCATCTACACCCCTAACCTCCCATTTCCATATCCCTTCTTCGTCGACCCAGGTTTGTCCCAGTAATTGCTCGATTGCAAGCTCCTTTTGCGCCTGGTTGTACAAGGTAATCATCTCATTGTAGACGTCTTGGTCGAGTCCTTTCCACGCGCCTATGAAGCCCCGTAGTACGCCCAAGGCGTAGCCAGCGCGTAGTCCCAGGTCTGCGCCCAGCGCATATCCCTCGTCGAACCCTTCTTGCACGTACTGGCCTTTCGCGGACGCTAGACCTTCACGGTACGCGTCGGCGTCCAGGGCACGTTGTCGTGAAGGCAGGTCAGAGAGCATTTCGTGTGCACGGTCTGAGGTTTGCGCGTCGAGGTATGGAGAGTTTGGCGCAGAGCCGTAGACATCATCGAGGGCAGACTCGTGGGGTGGGGTGGGAGGCGCATGGCCTGCTGCCAGCTGGGTTGGGCCCATGGGAGGGGTAATTTCGCCGGCTGCGTTCATTTTGGTGAACGTGCGATAATTTCAGAGAGCTTTTGCTATTCACTCAACATTGAACTTTGAGGTGGGGTGGATGAATGACAGGTGCAGGTGGGGCACCGGCGAACTAGGGAGTTCGAGCTTGTTTAAGTGAACGATCGGCTTTCTAACATCTTCAATTCCTACGTATATCCTTCCATCAGCATGCGAAAAGTAAAAACACCAATTTGCGTTTTCGAACAAAGAATGCACATGCTCGCAGCAGGTTCGTCAAAACCTAAGCACCTGCAAAAGGACGAAGATGTAACGTTCGTTCACATTAGGCAATCAGATTGAGATGCTGGCGACACAGTATAGTGCATTGACTTTCGACGTGCAGTATTCCAAGTCCTCACATCTATCTTTCCTCCTGCTTTTCATGTTCTGGTCTCTCATCTGCGTCGCTCCCACTACTTTCCAACCTCGACACACGATTTATCTTTCAGATGTGTGCTTACAACCTTCCACGATCAATCCTGTTGTGTCAGAACTATTACTTTCGATCTATCATTCCGCTCAGGGCTTGCAGGCAGCCACAACAACGACGGGCCTACTCGAGTCCACTGCATCATTTCGAGTCGGACGATGATATGAACCCACATCTTCAACATCCGAGCCAATAACAATTTCCATTGAACCTGTCCTACTAGCAGTATTGGAAGGACCCGTTGGGATATCGAAAGAGCCTTGCATGGCTAGGCCATAGCTTCAAGACAGGGATGACGTGTGGAGTGTATACCATTGCAGGCAATCATGTCAGTGCAAGGTCTGGGCTCACTGGTGATGAATGTAATTGAAGCGTTGTTGGCGTAGACCTTAGGGCTGCTGGCTACATGCCCTCCATATTCTTCAAGGTTGGCATTGGTTTCAGTCTTATCGTCCCTGCCTTGAGCAACAGGCTGTGGACCACGAGCGCAATTCCGAGATACAGACGGTGTCATAGGCAAGATATGGGAATATTTACAACAACGATGGGGGCTAAGAATGGCGAAGTAGAATATTGGAAAGCAGAGCAAAGTGCACGTCCTCTTCTTAAAGAAGACTGGCTCTCGTCTCATACAACTGTCTCCACGTATTCTACGCCGCTCAAATCACCAAGATGCCATCTTAGTATGCAGCTATGCAACGGAGTATTCATTTTGATATTATGGCGCCTAAGATCTGTGTGGTTAGATTCATGCACATGCACGCATGTCCGCGCATCCGCAGAGGGACGTGAACGGCTACGCGGTACAGAACTAGCACGGAAGAGGTCAATCAACCTGAGCTTCCTCGCCGAATGTACCCCATCACATCCCTGCATGTGCAGCTTCGGCCACGTCAAATCTTTACAGAGCCTGGTAAACGGTATTTCGAACGTGACGGAAGTTAATAGTCAAGGTGCTATTTCAAGATTCAACAAGCTACTGAAAGTGCATATAGCCATCCCGCACTTACGTACTCCAAACGCCTGCCCTTTTACTGGTATGATCGCCCCTACCGCCTCTACAATGCATCAGCAGCCGCCTTCGCCTTCTCGAGCTTGGCCTTCTTTCTCCTCAGACCCTCGGACTCTGTGTCACGTTTGTTGGCGCCGTATTCGATACGTTTCAACAGCTTCCTCTTCTTGTTCGACAACATCATCTTCTGCCTCTCacgctcctcctcctctgctTTCCTAGCCTTATCAGCCTTCTTACGAATAGCAGCGTTCTGCTCCTTCTTGGTGGGAGCGACCTTCTTGAGCGTCTTGCCCGTGGCCTCAGCCTCAAGTTCGGCTTGATGTTGAAGGCGCGCAGCTTCGGACTCGGAGATGTCAGACTCAGCGTCCgactcgtcgtcgtcttcggcAGCAGGCGCTGCATCGTCCGAGGAAGAAGCGTCAGAGTCATCATCGTCTAAGCCATCAACGTCCATGCCCTCACCAGCCTCAACAGAGCCGCCACGGTCGACAATGGCATCCATGTCTTCGTCGTCATCCTTTGCGTTGAATGTCTCCTCGTCGCCCTCGTCTTCGAAAGCCTCGGCTTCGCCTTCGGGTTGCTGGGCTGCGAGGGGCAAGTTGGGATCGTATTCGCCCTTCTTGGGCTTGACCCAAGGGCTCAAATGAGGAGGAAGCTCAGCACCGGGGCCGTAGAGGTCAGGGCGCAGAAGTTTGCCTTGGTTAATCGAGTCCCATACCCATTGGGGCTGGACGTAAGTACGGCCAGGCATCATGGAGCGCGGCCATTGCGCCTTCGGGGCGTTACCGTCTTCAGACTCGGCAGAAACAGGAGCTGCGGCCCCGTTGGCGAGAGAGGGTCTGTCAATAATTTGGTGGGTGATGGAGGGATCTGATTCGTTGGTTGTGAAGGCGCCGTCGCCAAGGATGTTATCCCAGCCTACGCGCTTGCAACCAAAGGCTCGGAGGATGAACTCGAGGGATGCCCTTGGGGTCTCGCGGGAGAGGTAGAATGTGAAGGGGGCGAAGAGGGAGCCGGCTTCGGCGCGGCTGGCTTGGGGCTGGGGCAGAACGTCACCGTCCTGAGCGGTAGGCTCGAACTTGTCGATTCCTTCCGTCGCTTGCTCTTCGTCATCGTCTGCCGCAGTAACAATTGCTTCAGCGACCTCCTCCTCAACGTCACCCTCAGCTGCAATCCTGTCTGCGATGGCCTGTGCCTCAGGATTGATCTCTGcatcctcttcctcgccgtTGGCAGCACCGTTTGTAGAGACACCCTTGCCCTCAAGCTGGAAGGCAGCGAGCTCACCACCCTGCTCGTCGCTCTTGGCGTTGAACTTGGGAGGGTAGACGAGGCCAACAGAGGTGTAAAGGCGGTAGTTGACAAAGCCAAGCAGTGTGGTGTAGAACTCAACGAACGTGCCCATGATCCTGAAGTCAATGTCTCCACCAGTTCGCTGCACAAATCGGTATGGGACGAGCCACAAAATGTCCTGGCCCTGGATCGTAACTTGGTAGTAGATACCCTTGATGGACAGGAAGGACTTGCGCAGGGCGTGGGATGTGATTACGTAGTGCTCGAACTCGCGGGTCAGGCGCTGGCACAGGGCGATGGTCTTTGCAGGGATGTGCTCGCTGGAGGGCAGGTTGGCGAAGAGGAAGAGCATGGATAGCGCATCGTCGAGGTCGCGAAGGGCGTCGACGAAGGTCGGGTAGCGTTCCTTGATGATGTGGTCGAGCTTGACCTTGGGCATCAAGTTCTTCTCCAGGCGCGCGGCATCTCCAGACTCACCGCGACCAAGGGCACGTCCAATCTTCTTTGCGACGGCCTTGTGCTCGCGGAACTTGGCCAGCAGCGGCTCATGGAGCAGGTACTGGATGTCCTTGGTGTAGTAGAAGGTCGTCGCGGCGGTGGAGCCCTTGGAGACCTTCTTCTTGTTGCGCGGCTCGCGGGGGTAGATTCCCTTGAAGATGCATAATCTTCTGAAGTCGGGAAGCGAAATCTGCAGCTTCTTCACGGCGCGAGTACGAGTGATGTAGTTTTTCGCCGCACCAGAGGTGCCTGTGTGTATTAGTATACAACGGTCAACACGTGAGGCGTTCATACATACCCTTCTTCTTGGAGCGACCAGCCATTGTGGGTTTGGTGATGCTTCGCAGGTTTGTCGAGGTCGCGAACTTTTGGAAGGCGGGACTAAGATCGTTCCTACTTTTTTTGAGAGTTCAGCCGAGGAGGACCCGCCCGCCGCGCTAGAGGAGCAGGGGTCCACCGACACGCCAGGACACCGCCAGAGCTCCGATGCTTGACGTGCTTGCCATGGCGCGTCTCCTCCCATAACCGCACCAAGATGCCCGTTGACAAGCAGAGAGCACTCCTCTTTGGAGGTGCTGCTGCACTGCGGCTACTGCTCTTCACCGTCTTTCCCAGTCTCCCCAATCTCCTTGCTGGCCGTGTCGAGGTGTCCACTCCAGTCACGAGCTTCAAGAGGTGTATGTTACAGTGCAGTTTCGATCGAaatgagatgagatgagcACGAGTCTGACAGCAATTCTAGTACAAGAAGGACTCTTTCTCTATACACACAATGTCTCACCCTACGATGGCGGCCTCTACCACCAGGCGCCCCTCCTTCTGCCGCTCTTCTCGCTACTGCCGAACCCCTCGCGCTATCCGATTGCTACAAATGTCGTCTTTATTATCGTCGATCTCCTGAGTGCGTATGCATTAGCTCAAGTCGCCCACAGTGGGACAGCTACAGTCTCACGGCTGTTCTCGTCCTCGCGCAAGGACCTACGATGGAGCAGCACAGCCATTGCAGCAGGGTACGATTCACTTCGCTATGCGTAGAATACGTGCTGATACATTGCAGTTTCCTCTACAATCCATTCACTGTTCTGACGTGTCTCGCACGCTCGACCTCGGCCCTTACCAACATGTTCATCCTGGCAGCCATGGCTAAGGCCTCCCAAGGAGCCAGCATCACCTTCATTTTGGCTCTCTCCTTTGCCGCATATCTGGGCATGCATCCTTTACTCCTTTTCCCGCCGCTTCTCGTCCTCCTCTACGATGCTCGCGCAGCAAAGACAAAGTCCACGCCCAACGCCTGGTCCTTCACAGCTCTACACACACTGGCTCTTGCTGCTGCGAGCGGCGCTCTCCTCGCTGCCTCTGCCCTTTTGACTGGCTCTTGGGATTTCCTGGCGGCAACATATGGCGTGCGTCTCCTGCTGTCAGACCTCACACCAAACGTTGGCCTTTGGTGGTATTTCTTCATTGAAATGTTCGACTCCTTCCGCGAGTTCTTTCTCGGCGTTTTCTGGCTGCACGCAGCATCCTACATGCCTGGTCTTACCATTCGACTGCACAAGCAACCACTTTTTGTTGCATGTACCTTGACTGGAATTCTCGCAGTCTTCACGCCATACCCAAGCATTGCAGACGCGGCGTTGTACTTGTCCTTGGTGCCTTTGTTTCGCCATCTGTTCCCTCGTAAGATGCCCACCACCGCACACACTAGATCAATACTGACGCCTTCTTAGTAATGCGCTATACCTTCCTAGCATCAGCGGCTGTGTTGTATGCATCGTTCCTGGGACCGGCGTTCTACCATCTTTGGATCTATGCCGGCTCTGGCAATGCCAACTTTTTCTACGCCATCACCCTAGTTTGGAGTCTCGGTCTTTCGGTCATCATTGGTGACTCACTATTTGCTGCATTACGGGACGAACTGGACGTAGAGAGACCTGAACTCAAGGGCAAGGAGGTCCGACGGATATAGGAGCTGCTAAAGGCCCTTGCACAATAGGTTACAAAAATGCAACGGTGTCCACCGCCATCT
This region includes:
- a CDS encoding Essential protein Yae1, N terminal, with amino-acid sequence MNAAGEITPPMGPTQLAAGHAPPTPPHESALDDVYGSAPNSPYLDAQTSDRAHEMLSDLPSRQRALDADAYREGLASAKGQYVQEGFDEGYALGADLGLRAGYALGVLRGFIGAWKGLDQDVYNEMITLYNQAQKELAIEQLLGQTWVDEEGIWKWEVRGVDGDATFREVAAQHPVVKRWDDKVEELAQRWGVDLKAVEKMSSKEEEQS
- a CDS encoding mRNA-binding ribosome synthesis protein nop7 codes for the protein MAGRSKKKGTSGAAKNYITRTRAVKKLQISLPDFRRLCIFKGIYPREPRNKKKVSKGSTAATTFYYTKDIQYLLHEPLLAKFREHKAVAKKIGRALGRGESGDAARLEKNLMPKVKLDHIIKERYPTFVDALRDLDDALSMLFLFANLPSSEHIPAKTIALCQRLTREFEHYVITSHALRKSFLSIKGIYYQVTIQGQDILWLVPYRFVQRTGGDIDFRIMGTFVEFYTTLLGFVNYRLYTSVGLVYPPKFNAKSDEQGGELAAFQLEGKGVSTNGAANGEEEDAEINPEAQAIADRIAAEGDVEEEVAEAIVTAADDDEEQATEGIDKFEPTAQDGDVLPQPQASRAEAGSLFAPFTFYLSRETPRASLEFILRAFGCKRVGWDNILGDGAFTTNESDPSITHQIIDRPSLANGAAAPVSAESEDGNAPKAQWPRSMMPGRTYVQPQWVWDSINQGKLLRPDLYGPGAELPPHLSPWVKPKKGEYDPNLPLAAQQPEGEAEAFEDEGDEETFNAKDDDEDMDAIVDRGGSVEAGEGMDVDGLDDDDSDASSSDDAAPAAEDDDESDAESDISESEAARLQHQAELEAEATGKTLKKVAPTKKEQNAAIRKKADKARKAEEEERERQKMMLSNKKRKLLKRIEYGANKRDTESEGLRRKKAKLEKAKAAADAL